In Streptococcus pneumoniae, the sequence TCAATTGTTAAATCATAGATTGCTACTACTTCATTCTCGGCTATTTCCCCAGTTTCTTTAAATCCATAACTGAGGTAACAAAATCTTGCCTGTTCATTTTCTGGTTCATAAGACAACCAAAGTTTATTGCTTAAACCTGCTGGCGCTGTTCGAACATAGTCTAGTACTTTATCCATAATTGGTTTAAAATATCCTTGATTTTGAAAATTCCTATCAATCATAAAACGAAATAGTAAATAATTTCCACTACTAATTCCGATCTTTTTATCATAAGCTATCATCACAAAACCTATAATTGCATCATTATCATAAACTGCCAATGTAGCTACAAAATCTCCATTTTTAGTGTAGACGTATGCTTCAGCTAAACTAATTGCGTTGGTTGCAATGAATTGTTTTTGATATTCCTTGACATCCAAATTTAAAACATCAAAATAATTTTCCATTGTAACATCTCTTAGTTCAATTGTCATAGTTTTGCTCCTTGTTAGAGGTTATCATTGGCGTAAAATAATGTTTACGGCAAACTGAGATATAGGTTTCGTTACCACCAATCTGGATCTGTTCTCCATCGTAAACGGGCAGTCCATCCTGTGTTCGCAACACCATGGTCGCCTTTTTCTTGCAATACTGACAGATGGTCTTGATTTCGTCAATCTTGTCTGCTAAAAGCAAGAGATATTTGGAACCTTCGAACAATTCATTGCGAAAGTCATTTTTCAAGCCAAAAGCCATGACGGGTATGTCTAACTCGTCCACAACACGAGCTAGGTCGTAAACATGGTGGCGTTTAAGAAACTGGGCTTCATCGACCAAAACACAGTAAGGTTTTTCTGGTAGGTCTCGGATATAGCCAAAGATATCCGTTGTTTCCTCAATCGCAAGGGCAGGGCGTTTCATGCCAATTCGACTCGACACATAGCCAACACCGTCACGCGTATCCAGAGCCGAGGTCATAATGACAACACCTTTTCCTTGCTCCTCGTAGTTATAGGCCACTTTGAGAATCTCAATCGTTTTACCAGAGTTCATGGTCCCATAACGATAGTACAACTGTGCCATGTTTCTTGCTTCACGTCCATTTCTAAATTTTTGCTACATTCTAGTATATCATAATTTTCTTAAGCTTTAAACGGCAAAATGTGGTAAAATGGAAGAAATCAAAACTAGTGGAGGAAGCTATTATGCCATTTGTACGCATCGATTTATTTGAAGGACGCACGCTCGAGCAAAAGAAAGCTCTTGCTAAGGAAGTAACGGAAGCAGTTGTCCGCAACACTGGAGCCCCTCAATCTGCTGTCCATGTCATCATCAACGACATGCCAGAAGGAACTTACTTCCCACAAGGGGAAATGCGTACTAAATAAGCTAGCTTAAGCAGAATTGCTTAGGCTTTTTCAATCTCCAAGTAGCATTCATTGAAGAAATATCCTAAATTTGTTACAATTTGAAAAGAAACTTGGAGAATTTCCAAGAAAAGAGCTATTAATTAAAGGAAACATTATGATTACACGTGAATTTGATACCATCGCTGCTATCTCTACTCCACTAGGTGAAGGGGCTATTGGTATTGTCCGCCTGAGCGGAACAGACAGTTTTGCTATTGCGCAAAAGATTTTTAAAGGAAAAGACTTGAACAAGGTTGCCAGCCACACTCTCAACTACGGTCACATTATTGATCCTCTGACTGGTAAAGTCATGGACGAGGTTATGGTTGGGGCTATGAAGTCTCCAAAGACCTTCACTCGTGAGGATATTATCGAGATTAACACCCACGGTGGGATTGCGGTGACCAATGAAATTCTCCAGCTAGCTATTCGTGAAGGGGCTCGGTTGGCAGAACCTGGTGAATTTACCAAACGTGCTTTTTTAAACGGTCGCGTAGACTTGACACAGGCAGAGGCTGTGATGGATATCATCCGTGCCAAGACTGACAAGGCCATGAACATTGCGGTCAAACAATTAGACGGCTCCCTTTCTGACCTCATTAACAATACCCGTCAAGAAATCCTCAATACACTTGCCCAAGTTGAGGTCAATATCGACTATCCTGAATATGATGATGTTGAGGAAGCTACTACTGCCGTTGTCCGTGAGAAGACTATGGAGTTTGAGCAATTGCTAACCAATCTTCTTAGAACAGCCCGTCGCGGCAAAATCCTTCGTGAAGGAATTTCAACAGCTATCATCGGACGTCCCAACGTTGGGAAATCCAGCCTTCTCAACAACCTCTTGCGTGAGGACAAGGCTATCGTAACAGATATCGCTGGGACAACACGAGATGTCATCGAAGAGTACGTCAACATCAATGGTGTACCTCTCAAATTGATTGATACAGCCGGTATTCGTGAAACAGATGACATAGTGGAACAAATCGGTGTTGAGCGTTCGAAAAAAGCCCTCAAGGAAGCCGACTTGGTTCTACTAGTGCTAAATGCCAGTGAACCACTGACTGCGCAAGACAGACAACTTCTTGAAATTAGCCAAGATACCAATCGCATTATTCTACTTAATAAAACCGACCTGCCAGAAACGATTGAAACTTCGAAACTACCTGAAGACGTTATCCGTATTTCAGTCCTTAAAAACCAAAACATCGACAAGATTGAAGAGCGAATCAACAACCTCTTCTTTGAAAATGCTGGCTTGGTCGAGCAAGATGCTACCTACTTGTCAAACGCCCGTCACATTTCCCTGATTGAAAAAGCAGTTGAAAGCCTACAAGCCGTTAATCAAGGTCTTGAGCTGGGGATGCCAGTTGATTTGCTTCAAGTTGACTTGACTCGTACTTGGGAAATCCTCGGAGAAATCACTGGGGATGCTGCTCCAGATGAACTTATTGCCCAACTCTTTAGCCAATTCTGTTTAGGAAAATAAGAAAAATCCATGATCCTTCATTCGGTCATGGATTTTATTGTCTTTATTAGTAATCTGGTCTTAAGACCCCTGTTACAGTTGCCTTAGTTGCTTCGTAGTCGCCATCTACGACAACCTTGATAATGCGTTTGGCATCTTCTTCTGGTGCTGGAACAAGAGGTAGACGAGTGGGTCCAGCTTCAAATCCCATATAGTTAAGAATTGCCTTAACTGGAGCAGGACTTGGATAAGAGAAGAGAGCATTAACCTTAGGAATGAATTTACGCTGAATTGCTGCGGCTTTCTTCATATCGCTTTCTGCAATGGCAGTAAACATCTCGTGCATTTCATCCCCATTTGTATGAGAGGCAACAGAAATAACCCCATCCGCCCCAAGGTTCATGGCATGGAAAGCATCTCCATCCTCACCTGTATAAATCAAGAACTCTTCAGGCTTGTGCTCAATCAAGTAAGCCATATTAGCCAAGCTAGTACATTCTTTGACACCGATAATATTTGGATGGTCAGCCAAGCGAAGCATGGTTTCTGGAGTCAATTCGACAACTACACGCCCTGGAATGTTATAGATAATAATTGGTAGGTCAGAAGCATCTGCAATAGTCTTAAAGTGCTGATACATCCCTTCTTGAGAAGGTTTGTTGTAGTAAGGAACAATAGCAAGCCCAGCTGCGAAACCACCAAATTCCGCTACTTCTTTGACAAACTCAATAGAGTCACGCGTATCATTAGTACCTACACCCGCAATCAAAGGAACGCGTCCATTGACAACCTTTTGTACAGCCGCAAACAACTCCAACTCCTCATCGTGGGTCAAAGTTGGACTCTCAGCAGTCGTTCCTGCGAGAAGAATTCCATCCGTATGATGGGCCAATAAATGCTCAATCAAGGCTGGAATAGCATCAAAGTTAATGGAACCATCCTCATGGAAGGGGGTAATAAAGGCTGTAATGATTTTACATTCTTTTAAATCTTGATAAGACACGAAAACACCTCTCTATTTCAAAGAAGGAGTTCATCTGAACTCCTAAACGATATGACTATTTTAATTCAAATTTCAATTCGGCTGTTGGACGAACCAATCCACGTTCATGAAGAGTTTCAGCAATCTGAACTGAGTTCCAAGCAGCACCTTTGAGAAGGTTATCTGAAACAACCCACATGTGAATTCCTTTTTCTGCATCCAAGTCTTTACGGATACGACCAACAAAGGTATCACGCGAACCAACTGCATTGATGGCTTGAGGATAGATTTGATGAGCTACATCATCTTCAAGAACAGCACCTGGGAAGGCTGCGATAGCTGCTTTTACTTCTTCGATTGGAGCCACTTCTTTTGTTTCGATATAAACAGACTCAGAGTGAGCTGACAAGACTGGAATACGCACACATGTTGCAGATACTGCAATGCTATCATCTTCCATAATTTTCTTAGTTTCCTTGGTCATCTTCATCTCTTCGTACGTGTAATCATTATCAGTGAAAACATCAATTTGTGGAAGAGCGTTAAAGGCGATAGGATAATGTTTCTTGTCACCACCTGAAGGCAAAATTTCCGCATGCAAATCACATGGTTTCACACCATCATTCAAGACTTCACGAAGTTCACGTTGTGTCTCAAGAATTGCTCCCATACCAGCACCTGAAACGGCTTGATAAGTTGAAACAATGATACGGTCCAAGCCCCATTTTTGGCGAACCGGCTCAAGAGCCACCATCATTTGGATTGTTGAACAATTAGGGCAGGCAATGATTCCGTTGTGAGCATCAAGTGCATGAGCATTGACCTCTGGAACAACCAAAGGAACATCTGGATTTTGACGGAAATAAGATGTATTATCTACTACTACCACGCCAGCTTTTACTGCGTATGGTGCATACTTAGCTGATGTAGAACCACCTGCTGAAAAGAGAGCAATATCAACTCCTTCAAAAGCTGTTTCAGTCGTTTCTTCAATTGTAATATCTTGATCTTTAAATTTCAATGACTTACCTGCTGAACGTGCAGAAGCAAGGTAACGGATTTTATCGATTGGAAGTGTTGATTCTTCCAACATTTTTATCATCTGAGCACCGACAGCACCTGTCGCGCCGACTACAGCAACTGTATATCCCATAAATAACCTCTTTCGGAATTTTCTAAAAATTTCTATAATAGAAGTATTATACTACTTTTTCCATGAATTGCAAAGCTTTTTCATCATTTTTTGGAAAATAAAAATCCCAGTCGCTAGACTAGGGACTAAGAGGCATCTTCATGTGATGAGCAGGTTCACACAACTCATCAAGGTCCGCTCCTGCGTTATGACCTCCTTATGCTCAATAGTAGTCCGAAGACTACCTATCGACTCATCGCATATTCTATATTACTAGAGATACTTGATTTTGTCAATAAGAAATTTTTTCGATCGAGTATAACAAAAAACTCTCGTATTCAAGAGTTTCCCTATACATATCATGCTAATTGCCGGGATTGAACCGGCGACCTCATCCTTACCATGGATGCGCTCTGCCAACTGAGCTAAATCAGCTTACTTAAGAAGTATACTATATTCAGAAAAACTTGTCAAGTTTCCTTAGAAATTTTCCATAGGAAAAAGCCAGGTAAGAACTACCTAGCTTATCTTCTTCTATTTACTTAAATCAATTCGACGACCAATTTTACCAATAATAATCGCTCCAATAATCAATGAAGCAAATTCACCGATTCCTGTTGTAAACCAAGTAAGGAAGAATGGTAATTCTGCTACAATATTTAACTCTGCAGCGATAGTAAACATGGAAATTGAAAAGAGGATTGAAAAGAAGAAATGATCTTTTCGAATCAATCCGTTAAAGAGGTAATCTTTGCTATATTTTGCAAAAAGCCAAACACCTAAACTGAGGAATACTAAGGTTGAACCACCACCAACAAAGACATCTAGCAGTCCGAAGCTAAAGAAATTAGCAATCATACAACCGATGGTAACTCCGATGATGTACTTAGGATTGTAAAAAGCCATAAAGTTCATCATTTCTGAAATACGAAACTGATAAGCACCATAGCTGATGGCATTTAGGGGCGGTGTGACAGTCAAAACGACGTAGATAGCAGCGACGATTGCAATATCTGCAACATCACGAATAGTTAATTTTTTCATCTTTTCTCCTTTGGCGGTTATCCGCGTGTAATATGCTTGGTGAAAGAAGCTAAGCACCAAGGGTTGATTCATTCAACCTTACTAGTATAGCACAATAGCCTGCTTTATGCTATACTTAAAGCATGAAAAAACCTATTCAAAAATTTTTTAACAATGAAATCTTAGCCTATCTCTTTTTTGGCCTTGCGACAACTCTAGTTTCGATTCTCTCACGACTAGTCATTTATCAACTAAGTCATCAGGAACTCCTTGCTACGGCCTTGGCAAATATTATCGGTATCTTATTTGCCTTTATCACAAATGATACGATTGTATTTAAGCAAAAAAAGAAAAATAGACTTATCCGTTTAGTGAAATTTTCTCTTGCTCGCCTTTCTACTTTTCTGTTAGACTTGTTTTTAACTTTTCTCTTTGTAACCCAATTTCCTCACATCATAGGGCAATTCGTAACTGAAAACATTGATAAGATAAATGCTATTGAAACAATAATTGCACAAATATTCATTATTATCATCAATTATATCTTGAGCAAGGTCTATATTTTTAGAAAATAATGCTCCATTTATGAGCCTTTTAATTGCCTTCTATAATGATTTAGGATACAATGAAACACGAAACATTGAAAGGAAAACAGTATGTTAAAAAATCTAAAATCGTTCTTGCTTCGAGGAAATGTTATTGACCTTGCTGTCGGTGTTGTCATTGCCTCTGCTTTTGGTGCTATCGTTACTTCACTTGTAAACGACATTATCACTCCTCTTATTTTAAATCCCGCTTTGAAAGCTGCTAAAGTCGAACGTATCGCTCAACTTTCTTGGCATGGAGTCGGCTATGGTAACTTTTTAAGTGCTATTATCAATTTTATCTTTGTGGGTACCGCCCTCTTCTTTATTATCAAGGGCATTGAAAAAGCACAGAAACTGACTGGCATAAAGAAAGAAAAAACTGCCGAAAAAAAACCAACCGAATTGGAAGTCCTTCAAGAAATAAAAGCTCTCCTTGAGAAAAAATAATCGATTAAAAGGATCTAGCGCAAAGCTAAATCCTTTTTTCTTTACTCTTTGGGTAACTTGCCTGCTTTTTCAAGCATTTTTTTGATAAGATAAGGCATCTTAACATTCTCCCGCCCTTTTTTCTCAATCAGTTTTTTCACAAATTCTGGCATTTGTAAATCTTCAGATTCAGCTAAAATGTTTTTCGTCTCGTCTGAAGGAACTAACTCATCAAAGGTCTCTTCTTCTGGGAGAAATTCCTTAAACTCTTGATTTTCATTGACTCTAACTGTATTGACCAAAGCATCAATCAAACGAGAATCTGTATTTGGCATTGGTGGACGATGGTAGTTTACCCCAAATTCCTGGCATAAGTCATAACATTCTACATCATTGTCAAACAAGACCTCAATATGCTCACTGATGAAACTAATAGGTACAAAAATATAATGGTCTGGATGTTCTGTCTGTTCTCTGAGATACTCCAAAACATCTGGTTTAATCCATGGAATACCAATATCACTCTCACTCTGCCAAGTGTTGGTATATTGTTCTGAACTCAAGCCCAGTTTTTCAGCGACTAGCTTGCTATTTTCGAAAATTTGGTCTATATAAGGATCACCAAAGTCCAAGGCAAAAATGGGCACACTATGGGCTGAAAAGATGACTTTAAAGCTGTCTTGCTTTACTTCTTCTTTTAAAATCTTAGCAATTTCATCTGCCCAATAGTTTAAGAGCGCTTCTTCCTGATACCAGTCCTTAATGACCAAAAATTGAATTTGTTTGCTTTCTAAAAATTTTTCATAGCCCATGACAGAGTAGAAAGAATAATGGGGCTCCAAAATCAAGCAAATACACTGTTCAATTCCGTCTGCTTCCATTTGACCGATCACATCTGGAATAAAGGGACTGGAAAACTTATTAGCAAAGTAGACACTGTATTCATTCCCCAGCCTAGCTTCTACCAAGGCAACCTCTTGACGGGTAATTTTTTGCAGAGGCGTGCCTCCAATTCGTACATAATTATCATAGAGAGTCTGAATCTCGTGGTCTTGGGGTCTCACCCCACGACGAATATTTGTGAAAAAATCAGCTACACCTTCAAAGGTAATCTCTTCTGGTGAACCGAAGGTCATCATTAAAATTGCTTTTTTCATGACTGCTTCCTTGTGATGTTTTTATCAAGTTTATTTTATCATTAATTAATCGATAAGTAAACGCTAATATAGGGACATTCTCAATCTTCTGTCTTTTGTTTTTCTCTTCTTTCTATGATACAATGGAAAAAATAAATTCAAAAGGAGTTTTTTTATGACTTATCCAAATCTCTTGGACCGCTTCTTAACCTACGTTAAGGTCAACACGCGCTCTGATGAACACTCTACTACTACTCCAAGTACACAGAGTCAGGTTGACTTCGCAACAAATGTCCTAATTCCTGAAATGAAACGTGTTGGACTGCAAAATGTTTACTATCTACCGAATGGTTTTGCTATTGGAACCTTGCCAGCCAACGATCCGTCTTTAACACGTAAGATTGGTTTTATATCGCACATGGATACTGCTGATTTTAATGCTGAAGGAGTCAATCCACAGGTAATTGAAAACTACGATGGTGGTGTGATTGAACTAGGGAATTCTGGTTTCAAACTCGATCCAGCTGACTTCAAGAGTCTTGAAAAATATCCAGGACAAACGCTCATCACAACAGATGGAACAAGCTTGCTAGGTGCTGATGACAAGTCAGGAATTGCTGAAATTATGACAGCCATTGAATATCTAACTGCTCATCCTGAAATTAAGCACTGTGAGATTCGTGTTGGTTTTGGTCCAGATGAAGAAATCGGTGTTGGTGCCAATAAATTTGATGCAGAAGATTTTGATGTGGATTTTGCCTACACTGTTGATGGTGGTCCACTAGGTGAACTTCAGTACGAGACTTTCTCAGCCGCTGGTGCTGAATTGCATTTCCAAGGCCGTAATGTCCACCCTGGTACTGCCAAAGGGCAGATGGTCAATGCCCTTCAGCTAGCAATTGATTTTCATAATCAACTTCCAGAAAATGACCGACCTGAGTTAACTGAAGGTTACCAAGGTTTTTACCATCTAATGGATGTGACAGGTAGTGTTGAGGAGGTGCGTGCAAGCTACATCATTCGTGATTTTGAAAAAGATGCCTTTGAAGCGCGTAAAGCATCCATGCAATCTATCGCTGATAAGATGAATGCAGAACTTGGGAGCTACCGTGTCACTCTCAACTTGACAGACCAGTACTACAATATGAAAGAAGTCATTGAAAAAGATATGACTCCAATTACCATTGCTAAAGCCGTTATGGAAGATCTAGGTATCACGCCTATTATCGAACCAATCCGGGGTGGAACAGACGGCTCTAAGATTTCCTTTATGGGAATCCCAACTCCGAATATCTTTGCAGGTGGCGAAAATATGCACGGACGTTTTGAATACGTTAGCCTTCAGACTATGGAACGTGCAGTTGATACCATCATTGGCATCGTAGCTTATAAAGGCTAAAAAGACGAGGTAGCTCAGCTACTTCGCCTTTCTTTTTATTCTACTGGTTTTTCTTGATTTCCAGTAGTTGTAGAAGATTCTGTTGTTTCATTTTCTGAAGTTGATTCAGCAGGTTTAGAATCTCTTGTATTGCTTGGTTTGTTTTCGTCGCTAGCAATTTCAATGTTAGATTCTGCAGTTGCGTTTGGTTGGTTCTCAGCACTGGTGTTATCACTATTTGCTTCAGCATTTCTTGCTGGACTTGTTTCTTCACTTGCGCTAGCTTTTGACTGGATTTGATGATTCAAAACTAGAATAGCTTTTGTCGATTCAAGTAAAGCTGTTTTGTCTTTACTCTTAGCAGAAAGTTGATCTAATAATGCATCCACCTTATCAAAGTCCGCATCAGATCCATTATTACTTTCTAAATAAGAGTGAAGCGACATGAGAATATCGTAGAGTTTTTGATAGAGTACAAGTGTCTGAGAATCTTGCTCAGCATTTTCCTTTTCTTGTTGAAGGGCGCTAGCGATACGAGTCAAGACATCTTTTACCTGACTGTTTACTTCATCCAAGTCTGCATCAGCCTTGTTTGTGGCAGCTTTTAGATTTTCTACTTCTTCTGCCAAGGATTGTCTGATTCCTTCTTCATGGATTTGTTCCAAGAGTTGATTTACCTTGCTCAAAAGACTTTCTACTTCTTCCTTGCTATCTGTCGCAGATTATTGGTTGCCATCTACCATGTACTCCTAAAACAGGAGAGTTATAATCCA encodes:
- a CDS encoding GNAT family N-acetyltransferase, encoding MTIELRDVTMENYFDVLNLDVKEYQKQFIATNAISLAEAYVYTKNGDFVATLAVYDNDAIIGFVMIAYDKKIGISSGNYLLFRFMIDRNFQNQGYFKPIMDKVLDYVRTAPAGLSNKLWLSYEPENEQARFCYLSYGFKETGEIAENEVVAIYDLTIEK
- a CDS encoding thymidine kinase translates to MAQLYYRYGTMNSGKTIEILKVAYNYEEQGKGVVIMTSALDTRDGVGYVSSRIGMKRPALAIEETTDIFGYIRDLPEKPYCVLVDEAQFLKRHHVYDLARVVDELDIPVMAFGLKNDFRNELFEGSKYLLLLADKIDEIKTICQYCKKKATMVLRTQDGLPVYDGEQIQIGGNETYISVCRKHYFTPMITSNKEQNYDN
- a CDS encoding 4-oxalocrotonate tautomerase: MPFVRIDLFEGRTLEQKKALAKEVTEAVVRNTGAPQSAVHVIINDMPEGTYFPQGEMRTK
- the mnmE gene encoding tRNA uridine-5-carboxymethylaminomethyl(34) synthesis GTPase MnmE; protein product: MITREFDTIAAISTPLGEGAIGIVRLSGTDSFAIAQKIFKGKDLNKVASHTLNYGHIIDPLTGKVMDEVMVGAMKSPKTFTREDIIEINTHGGIAVTNEILQLAIREGARLAEPGEFTKRAFLNGRVDLTQAEAVMDIIRAKTDKAMNIAVKQLDGSLSDLINNTRQEILNTLAQVEVNIDYPEYDDVEEATTAVVREKTMEFEQLLTNLLRTARRGKILREGISTAIIGRPNVGKSSLLNNLLREDKAIVTDIAGTTRDVIEEYVNINGVPLKLIDTAGIRETDDIVEQIGVERSKKALKEADLVLLVLNASEPLTAQDRQLLEISQDTNRIILLNKTDLPETIETSKLPEDVIRISVLKNQNIDKIEERINNLFFENAGLVEQDATYLSNARHISLIEKAVESLQAVNQGLELGMPVDLLQVDLTRTWEILGEITGDAAPDELIAQLFSQFCLGK
- the dapA gene encoding 4-hydroxy-tetrahydrodipicolinate synthase, with translation MSYQDLKECKIITAFITPFHEDGSINFDAIPALIEHLLAHHTDGILLAGTTAESPTLTHDEELELFAAVQKVVNGRVPLIAGVGTNDTRDSIEFVKEVAEFGGFAAGLAIVPYYNKPSQEGMYQHFKTIADASDLPIIIYNIPGRVVVELTPETMLRLADHPNIIGVKECTSLANMAYLIEHKPEEFLIYTGEDGDAFHAMNLGADGVISVASHTNGDEMHEMFTAIAESDMKKAAAIQRKFIPKVNALFSYPSPAPVKAILNYMGFEAGPTRLPLVPAPEEDAKRIIKVVVDGDYEATKATVTGVLRPDY
- a CDS encoding aspartate-semialdehyde dehydrogenase: MGYTVAVVGATGAVGAQMIKMLEESTLPIDKIRYLASARSAGKSLKFKDQDITIEETTETAFEGVDIALFSAGGSTSAKYAPYAVKAGVVVVDNTSYFRQNPDVPLVVPEVNAHALDAHNGIIACPNCSTIQMMVALEPVRQKWGLDRIIVSTYQAVSGAGMGAILETQRELREVLNDGVKPCDLHAEILPSGGDKKHYPIAFNALPQIDVFTDNDYTYEEMKMTKETKKIMEDDSIAVSATCVRIPVLSAHSESVYIETKEVAPIEEVKAAIAAFPGAVLEDDVAHQIYPQAINAVGSRDTFVGRIRKDLDAEKGIHMWVVSDNLLKGAAWNSVQIAETLHERGLVRPTAELKFELK
- a CDS encoding QueT transporter family protein yields the protein MKKLTIRDVADIAIVAAIYVVLTVTPPLNAISYGAYQFRISEMMNFMAFYNPKYIIGVTIGCMIANFFSFGLLDVFVGGGSTLVFLSLGVWLFAKYSKDYLFNGLIRKDHFFFSILFSISMFTIAAELNIVAELPFFLTWFTTGIGEFASLIIGAIIIGKIGRRIDLSK
- a CDS encoding GtrA family protein; this encodes MKKPIQKFFNNEILAYLFFGLATTLVSILSRLVIYQLSHQELLATALANIIGILFAFITNDTIVFKQKKKNRLIRLVKFSLARLSTFLLDLFLTFLFVTQFPHIIGQFVTENIDKINAIETIIAQIFIIIINYILSKVYIFRK
- the mscL gene encoding large conductance mechanosensitive channel protein MscL, which gives rise to MLKNLKSFLLRGNVIDLAVGVVIASAFGAIVTSLVNDIITPLILNPALKAAKVERIAQLSWHGVGYGNFLSAIINFIFVGTALFFIIKGIEKAQKLTGIKKEKTAEKKPTELEVLQEIKALLEKK
- the hemH gene encoding ferrochelatase, producing the protein MKKAILMMTFGSPEEITFEGVADFFTNIRRGVRPQDHEIQTLYDNYVRIGGTPLQKITRQEVALVEARLGNEYSVYFANKFSSPFIPDVIGQMEADGIEQCICLILEPHYSFYSVMGYEKFLESKQIQFLVIKDWYQEEALLNYWADEIAKILKEEVKQDSFKVIFSAHSVPIFALDFGDPYIDQIFENSKLVAEKLGLSSEQYTNTWQSESDIGIPWIKPDVLEYLREQTEHPDHYIFVPISFISEHIEVLFDNDVECYDLCQEFGVNYHRPPMPNTDSRLIDALVNTVRVNENQEFKEFLPEEETFDELVPSDETKNILAESEDLQMPEFVKKLIEKKGRENVKMPYLIKKMLEKAGKLPKE
- the pepT gene encoding peptidase T, with amino-acid sequence MTYPNLLDRFLTYVKVNTRSDEHSTTTPSTQSQVDFATNVLIPEMKRVGLQNVYYLPNGFAIGTLPANDPSLTRKIGFISHMDTADFNAEGVNPQVIENYDGGVIELGNSGFKLDPADFKSLEKYPGQTLITTDGTSLLGADDKSGIAEIMTAIEYLTAHPEIKHCEIRVGFGPDEEIGVGANKFDAEDFDVDFAYTVDGGPLGELQYETFSAAGAELHFQGRNVHPGTAKGQMVNALQLAIDFHNQLPENDRPELTEGYQGFYHLMDVTGSVEEVRASYIIRDFEKDAFEARKASMQSIADKMNAELGSYRVTLNLTDQYYNMKEVIEKDMTPITIAKAVMEDLGITPIIEPIRGGTDGSKISFMGIPTPNIFAGGENMHGRFEYVSLQTMERAVDTIIGIVAYKG